The Lactuca sativa cultivar Salinas chromosome 2, Lsat_Salinas_v11, whole genome shotgun sequence genome includes a window with the following:
- the LOC111891928 gene encoding uncharacterized protein LOC111891928: MEDQAKKMEALKKAYAEIILNTAKEAAARTMASECKALRFHHDLRHTKDEALQMLLRFKHMIDSKTTEAEKSSVNQKKRIDELDAQLNETEEVIVNLRAELRNAHERLEEAKNSHMHQSNEPSENNHMDNSETTPLKNNPNINEKLYRNGYTHRIRAIENNVVDEKCISDDDKSAHEICRKRDEILTENSLRRSIRKRKVRCWDEISSLFKSRCKKYSNNDDVKSEEHWHKSKSLAEMSHISASTITNASEDEVVGSDSILSGCGNDKNRHLKYTFSRKRKKDLSCKIDNKNANLKEEASNDNTHNMVEVEVEVACQLISLSGAHSL, translated from the exons ATGGAAGATCAAGCCAAA AAAATGGAGGCTTTGAAGAAGGCTTACGCGGAGATCATACTGAATACAGCGAAAGAGGCAGCTGCTCGAACAATGGCGTCGGAGTGTAAAGCACTTCGCTTTCATCACGATCTGCGTCACACTAAAGACGAGGCGCTTCAGATGCTTCTTCGATTCAAACACATGATCGACTCCAAG ACAACTGAAGCAGAAAAGTCATCTGTGAATCAGAAAAAAAGAATTGATGAGTTGGATGCCCAACTTAATGAAACAGAAGAGGTGATAGTGAATCTTAGAGCAGAACTAAGGAATGCACATGAACGATTAGAGGAAGCAAAAAACAGTCACATGCATCAGTCAAATGAACCATCTGAAAACAACCACATGGATAATTCCGAAACTACCCCTCTTAAAAACAACCCAAACATCAATGAGAAGTTATATCGAAATGGATACACTCACAGAATTCGAGCCATTGAGAATAATGTGGTGGATGAAAAATGCATTTCTGATGATGATAAATCTGCTCACGAAATCTGCAGAAAAAGAGATGAAATATTGACAGAAAATAGTCTTCGTAGAAGCATCCGGAAAAGGAAAGTCAGGTGTTGGGATGAAATTTCTTCATTGTTCAAGTCACGTTGCAAGAAGTACTCAAACAATGATGATGTCAAGTCTGAAGAACATTGGCACAAATCCAAATCATTGGCTGAAATGAGTCACATATCAGCATCTACAATTACAAATGCTTCTGAAGATGAAGTTGTTGGATCAGATTCTATTTTATCTGGTTGTGGTAATGATAAAAACAGGCATCTCAAGTATACATTCAGCAGGAAGCGAAAGAAGGATTTATCGTGTAAAATTGATAACAAAAATGCAAATTTAAAGGAAGAGGCATCTAATGATAATACCCACAACATGGTTGAGGTTGAGGTTGAGGTTGCCTGTCAG TTAATTTCCTTGTCTGGGGCACATAGTTTGTGA